A DNA window from Fragaria vesca subsp. vesca linkage group LG3, FraVesHawaii_1.0, whole genome shotgun sequence contains the following coding sequences:
- the LOC101291213 gene encoding serine/threonine-protein kinase CBK1-like, giving the protein MDSARSWFQKFQPRAKKKGTEYATDERPASLDDEAPSAATKQKVEAAKQYIENHYKAQMKCLQDRKERRWMLERRLADAEVSQEDQMNVLKYLEQKETEYMHLQRHKMGVDDFQLLTIIGRGAFGEVRICREKSTGQVYAMKKLKKLEMLRRGQVEHVKAERNLLAEVDSAYIVKLYCSFQDEEFLYLIMEYLPGGDMMTLLMRKDILTEDEARFYVGETVLAIESIHKHNYIHRDIKPDNLLLDRHGHMKLSDFGLCKPLGTNSFPDLIENDSAVGRNLKTPSDSNQHSKQQSNPPAPKRTQQEKLLHWQKNRRMLAYSTVGTPDYIAPEVLLKKGYGMECDWWSLGAIMYEMLVGFPPFYSEEPMFTCKKIVNWRAHLKFPEEAKLSVEAKDLICKLLCNVEQRLGTKGAYEIKAHPWFKGLQWDRLYQMEAAFIPEVNNELDTQNFEKFEELGASVETPSKSGPWRKMLSTMDSNFVGYTYKNYEIVNEHHMPGMAELKKKTNKPKRPSVKALFDTPDPPDSPTQGTSLNHMSTLSSVSEGSEPSWQSSRPPQYPPKPPRR; this is encoded by the exons ATGGATTCTGCTCGGAGTTGGTTCCAGAAGTTTCAGCCGAGAGCGAAGAAGAAGGGGACGGAATACGCTACAGATGAACGGCCGGCTTCTTTGGACGACGAGGCGCCGTCGGCTGCGACAAAGCAGAAGGTGGAGGCGGCGAAGCAGTACATAGAGAACCACTACAAGGCGCAAATGAAGTGCTTGCAGGACAGGAAGGAGAG GCGATGGATGCTGGAGAGGCGGTTGGCGGATGCCGAAGTTTCGCAGGAGGATCAGATGAATGTGCTCAAGTATTTGGAGCAGAAGGAGACAGAGTATATGCATCTTCAGAGGCATAAGATGGGGGTTGATGACTTTCAGCTGTTGACGATTATCGGAAGAGGCGCATTTGGAGAG GTGAGAATTTGCAGGGAGAAGTCTACTGGCCAGGTGTATGCCATGAAAAAGCTCAAGAAATTGGAGATGCTCCGAAGAGGCCAG GTGGAGCATGTTAAAGCTGAAAGAAATCTTCTCGCGGAGGTCGATAGTGCTTACATTGTCAAGCTCTACTGCTCCTTTCAAGATGAGGAGTTTTTGTATCTAATAATGGAATATCTTCCGGGAGGTGACATGATGACATTACTAATGCGCAAAGATATCTTGACTGAAGATGAAGCAAGGTTTTATGTCGGAGAAACTGTTCTTGCCATTGAGTCTATTCATAAGCACAACTACATTCACAG GGATATTAAGCCTGATAATTTACTGCTCGACCGTCATGGCCACATGAAGCTTTCAGATTTTGGGTTATGTAAGCCTTTAGGCACTAATAGCTTTCCGGATCTCATTGAGAATGACTCAGCAGTAGGAAGGAATTTAAAAACTCCTTCAGATAGTAACCAACACTCTAAACAGCAATCCAATCCTCCTGCACCAAAAAGAACACAGCAGGAAAAGTTATTGCACTGGCAAAAGAACAGACGAATGTTG GCTTATTCAACGGTTGGGACGCCAGACTACATTGCTCCAGAAGTACTGCTGAAGAAAGGATATGGAATGGAATGTGATTG GTGGTCTCTTGGTGCAATCATGTATGAGATGCTTGTGGGCTTTCCACCTTTCTATTCTGAAGAACCTATGTTCACATGCAAAAAG ATTGTAAACTGGAGAGCTCATCTGAAATTCCCGGAGGAAGCAAAGCTCTCTGTTGAGGCTAAAGATCTCATTTGCAAGCTCCTATGCAATGTTGAGCAAAGACTTGGGACTAAAGGAGCTTATGAAATAAAA GCACACCCATGGTTTAAAGGGTTACAATGGGATAGATTATATCAGATGGAAGCTGCCTTTATACCAGAGGTTAACAACGAGTTAGATACTCAAAACTTTGAGAAGTTTGAAGAG TTGGGTGCTTCTGTAGAAACTCCATCAAAGTCTGGTCCATGGAGAAAG ATGCTGTCGACCATGGATTCAAATTTTGTTGGTTATACATACAAGAATTATGAAATTGTCAATGAGCATCACATGCCTGGGATGG CTGAGTTGAAGAAAAAGACTAACAAGCCAAAGAGACCTTCTGTTAAGGCATTATTCG ACACGCCTGATCCTCCGGACTCCCCAACACAGGGAACTTCTCTCAACCATATGTCCACTCTGTCGTCTGTCTCGGAAGGCTCTGAGCCATCTTGGCAATCTAGCAGACCCCCACAATATCCGCCCAAACCTCCAAGAAGATAG